A segment of the Candidatus Methylomirabilota bacterium genome:
GGCCGGTGTTCACGACGTGACGACGGTGGGCGAGCAGATCGTCGACAGCGTGCTCGAGATCTTCCCCGACTGCTTCGCGGCGGTGCGCGAGCTGGGCGCCGACGGCACGCTCACCGTCATCGCCGCGAGTCCCGGCGCCACCGATCTCTTCCCGCCCGTGGTGCTGACGCCCGACCTGGGTCTCGCCGGGCGAGCGGTGCGCCAGGGGCGAATTTGCTGGTCGGCCGACGTGCTGACCGACCCGGAGATCCACGTCCCCGAGAGCCGCCGACGCTCCTGGGCCGCCTCGAAGATGGTCAGCGCCCTCGCCGCGCCCCTGCGCGGCCGGGGCCGCATCGTCGGGGTGCTCTCGCTGGGCTTCCGCAAGCGGCGGGATCTGCCCGAGGACGAGCGCGCGCTGGCCCAGGCCTTCGCCGACCAGGCCGCCCTCGCCCTCGAGAACGCCCGCCTCTACGAAGAGACCGACCGCCGCCGCCAGGAGGCCGAGGTTCTCGCGGGCATCGCGCGCACCATGAACGCCTCGCTCGAGATCGACGCCATCCTGCAGCGGGTGGCCGAGGGAGCTCGCGCCCTCTGCCTGAGTGACATCGCGCGCATCGCGCTGCGCGATCCGGACAGTGGCGCTGTGGTGTTCCGCTACTGGGTGAACACGCGCTACAGCGGCTACGAGGCGGCGCGGCTCTACCCGGGAACCGAATCGCTCGGAGGGCTCGTGCTGATGACGCGCCAGCCCAAGCGCACCGACGACTGGATGGCCGACCCGCGGTTCACCAAGGACACCGCGCATGTCGTCCTCGCCGAGGGCATCATCACGCAGATGATCGTCCCGATCCGCATGGGGGACGACATCGAGGGGCTTCTCTACGTCGACAACCGGCGGCCCATCCCCTTCACCGACATCGACGAGGCCGCCCTCGTCCAGCTCGCCGAGCACGCGTCGATCGCCATCCGCAACGCCAAGCTCTTCGCCGCCGTGCAGGCCACCGGCGAGCGGCTGCAGGTGCTGTCGTCGCGCCTGCTCGAGATCCAGGAAGCGGAGCGGCGGCACATCGCTCGCGAGCTGCACGATGAGGTGGGGCAGGCCCTCACCGCGGTGAAGATCAACCTCCAGATGCTCCGCCGCCTGGATGACCGGGACGCCGCCGCGGGACGGCTCGATGACAGCCTCGGCGTGGTGGACCGCGTGCTCCAGGGGGTGCGTCGCCTCTCGCTCGATCTCCGGCCGTCGCTGCTGGACGATCTGGGCCTTCCCGCCGCGCTCCGCTGGTACGTGGGGGCGCAGGCTCAGCGTGCCGGCCTGGTCCAGGAGGTGATCGCGGGCGCCCTGCCCCCCGATCTGCCCTCGGCGCTCGCCACCACGTGCTTCCGCATCGTGCAGGAGGCGGTGACCAACGTGGTGCGCCACGCCCGCGCCACGCGCCTGACCGTCACGCTCGACACGGACAAGGGCACCGTCCACCTCGTCGTGCGCGACGACGGCGTAGGGTTCGACGTGGGGGCAGCCCGCCGGCGGGCCCTCTCGGGTGAGAGCCTCGGGCTGCTGGGCCTGGAGGAGCGCGCGGAGCTCGCAGGCGGCCGCGTCGCGATCGAGTCCGCTCCCGGACGAGGTACTACGGTGCGCGTGAGCCTGCCGCTCGGGCGGGCTGGCGATGAGGCAGACTCTTGAGCGCCATCCGCATCGTGCTCGCCGACGATCACGCGCTCGTTCGCGCGGGCGTGCGCTCGCTGCTCGCGTCCATTCCCGGCGTGGAAGTCGTGGCGGAGGCCCGCGATGGGCACGAGGTGATCGCCCTCGTGGAGAAGTGGCGGCCGCGCCTCGTGCTCATGGACATCGCGATGCCGGGGCTGAACGGCCTCGAGGCCACCGCGCGGCTGTCGAAGAGCCATCCCGAGACCGCGGTGATCATGCTCTCGATGCACGCCGCCGAGGAGTACGCGCTTCAGGCCCTGCGCGCCGGGGCCGCCGGCTATCTCCTGAAGGACGCCGATCTCTCCGAGCTGGAACTGGCCATCGGCGCGGTCGCCCGCGGGCAGACCTACCTGAGCCCGGCCATGTCCAAGCACCTCGTCACCGACTACCGTCGCCGCCTGGCCGAGCAGCCCGACCCCCTCGACCGGCTCACGCCCCGGCATCGCGAGGTGCTGCAGCTCCTCGCGGAGGGGCAGACGACCAAGGACATCGCCGTACGCCTCAAGCTATCGGTAAAGACCGTTGAGACGCATCGGGCTCAGCTCATGGATCGGCTCGACATCCACGATCTGGCCGGGCTTGTGCGGTTCGCCATCCGCGTGGGCCTGGTCGCCCCGGACGCGTGAGCCTTCGGCTCAGGGTTCTCCCTCCGCGATCTCGGGTTTTTCCTGACTAGCCGGCGCCCGCGCCCGCGCCTACTGTGCGGTATGCGCTTCGCGGCTCAACCCGCGCTCGCGTCCCAGACGACGATGACCACGACCGTTCGCATCATGCTCGTCGACGACAGCCGCACGTTCCTGGACTCCGCCGGCGCGCTCCTCGACGCGATCCCGGGCTTCGAGGTGGTGGCGCGCCTGCGCTCGGCGGAGGACGCCCTGGCGGAGCTTCGCTTCACGCGTCCCGACGTCGTGATCCTCGATATCCACATGCCGGGGATGAGCGGCCTCGAGGCTGCCCGCCGCATCAAGACGCGGCCCACGCCCCCACGCGTGATCCTGACGACCATTCACGACGGCTCGGAGTATCACCGGGCCGCCGGCGCGGTGGGGGCCGATGCCTTCATCGCCAAGTCGGAGTTCGGCGCCCGCATCGGCGCGGCCGTGCTCGGTACCGAATCCAACTGATCCGCCGGACCATGCATCCCCGCGGAGAGGTATCGCTGTGAGCTTCATTTCGCCGCTTCGCGTCCTCGTGGTCGATGACGAGCCCACCGTGCGCAACCTCATCCAGGATCTCCTCACCGCCGACGGCCACGAGGTCGAGACGCTGGCCGACGGCCGTCAGGTGCTGGCGCGCGTGGCCGCGGTTCCCTTCGATGTCATCGTGACCGACATGCGCATGCCGGCGATGAGCGGGCGCGCGCTGCACCAGGCCCTGACGGCCACCCATCCCGAGCTGGCCCGGCGAATCGTGTTCATCAGCGGCGATCCTCTCGCGGCCGCGACCGATGTAGTTCTCGCCGCGGCGGGCGCGGCGACGCTGGCGAAGCCCTTCACGTGGGAGGCGCTCCGCGACGCCTTGCACGCCGCGGTGGATTGCGGGCGGGAGCACGTCGGCGCGAAGTAGAAGGGCGGGAAGTGGTAGGCGGGGTGGGTATCGATCCCACGACCTCGGCCTTGTAAGGGCCGCGCTCTCCCAGCTGAGCTACCCGCCTACGTCCTCACGTCACGCGGCGACACGATTCTACCGCAGAAATCCTCCGGCTCGACGAGCCGCGCCACATCTGCGGCTGGCCCGATCATTGCAGCCTCCCTTGCTCAGGGAATCGAGAAACCCGAGAAAGTGAGGCGCGGCATGATGAGGACATTTCGTGGGCTCAAAGGATTGGGCATCGTCGCATTAACAATGGTGAGCGCGGCCGCCTGTGCGCAGCCGGTCACCACCTCGACCACGCCGGTCGCGGTCCAGGCGAGCACTCCGACGGTAACTTACAACTACCGGACCGACGCGGAGTTGCTCCAGGCTAACCAGAACGCTATTACCTACTGCGGGCAGTATCAGACCACCCCACGGACCGGGTCGATCACGAACAACTCTGACGGGAGCAAGACGGTGGTGTTCGATTGCGTGGGGCCGGTGGTCGCGTCGACGGCTCCCGTGCCGGTGGTGCCGGGCGGCATGAGGTACCAGTACCGGACGGATCAGGACTTGGTGCAGGCGTCGCAGAATGCCAGCGCGTACTGCGCGCGGACCGGTGCGCTGCCGATGACGTCCAACATCATCACGAACGCGGATGGGTCGCGGACCGTCGTGTTCCAGTGCTCGCGCTAGCTGATCGGCGCTAGCATCGCGCACTGATCGCCTCGCCCCCGGGCGGAGCCGAGACTCACCGCCCGGGGGCCGGGGCTCGGCCTGGCATCGGAGGCGCCGCTGGCGCCTGGCGCCGGACGCCGCTCTTTGCTACGAATGGGGGCGATGCTCCTGCCCCTCGCGTCGTGACGCCGCGCATTCTCGTCGTCGCGCCGCGCGTGCCCTTTCCTCCGAACATCGGCTGGAATCAGCGCATGGTCCACTCGCTGCGGGCGCTCTCGGCCGTGGGGACCGTCGATCTGGTCTGCGGCCGGGAGGAGCCCTTCGTTGAGGTCGATCTCGACCGCTCGAGCCGCTCTGCCGGTCGGTCCGCCTCGTCGATCTGGCGTTCGTCCCCGATCCGCCCGGGCCGCGCAGCCGCGCGGCGGCCCTGCATCGCTCCGTACTGTCGCGCCACCCGACGCACGTCGCGCAGTTTCCCGCCCGTGTGCTCGCGGGCGCCGTCGAGCCGCTGGCGCGTGAGGCCGACCTCATCTGGACCGTCCGGCTGGGCCTGGCGGAGTGGCTGCCGCATCGCGTCGTTCCCTGCTCGGCTGCGGGAGCGTGTCCTCGTGATGCCCAATGGCTTTCCGCCGGGCCTGCTCGCCTACGCCGCTCATCGGCCTCCGAGCGGACCGACGATCGTGTTCCTCGGCACGATGGAATACAAGCCGAACGTCGATGCGGCCTTCTGGCCCGCAAAGGAGATATTCCCGTCGATCGCGCGCCGCGTGCCCGAGGCGCGGCTGCTCCTCGTCGGCCACGACACGCGGCATCGCCTGCGCCGCTCGTCGACGGTCGCCGCATCATTGCCACGGGCTCCGTTGCGGACGTGGCGCCACTCGTCGGGGAGGCCGCGGTGAGCGTCGCGCCTATCCGCGCGGGTAGCGGTACCCGCATCAAGATCCTCGAGGCGCTGGCGCTCGGCGTCCCGGTGGTGTCCACCACGCTCGGGGCCGAGGGGCTCGACCTCGTCCCGGGACGCGAAATCGTCCTCGCGGATGCGCCCGAGGCATTTGCCGAGGCGGTCGTGCGCCTGCTGACCGATCGTGCAACGCGAGAGGCCATGGGCCACGCGGGACGGGCGGCGGTCGCCCGTGCCTACGACTGGAACCGCATCGAGGCGCGGCTCGGGGATGAGGTTTGGGGATGGCTGGCCGCGCCCAATTGAAGGGGTGTAGGGTGGATCCGGCAGAAGCGCCACGTCCGACGCTGCACCCAAGGGGAGGAGCGGACATGATCATGCGGATCACGTGGGGGAAGCTCCGGCCCGGATCGTGGAACGAGTTCGAGCGAACCTACAACACCACCGTGGCCGCCAAGGGCCGCGCGATGAAGGGGCTGCGCGGACGCTGGCTGCTGCAGGACGCCGCGGACAAGGACACCGGCTTCGCCGTCAGTCTCTGGGAGACCGCGGGCGACATGCACGCCTACGAGCAGAGCGCGCTATATACGAAGGAATTCGCGCCGGCGCTGCAGCCGTTCTTCGTCGGCGACTACAAGACGTACCGCTGCGACGTCAAGTACATGCAGTAAACGCCCCGGGCCTAGCGCGCGGCGACGCCGGCATACGCCGGCTGATGCCCGAGGTGCTCTCTGTCCACCGTGGCCCGTATGAAGGCGATGCACATCTCGTCGGTGGTGGCATCCCCCCAGCCGACCTCGCGCGGCGGGTTGGTCGGGTTGCGGCGGTTGCGGGTGGAGTTGTCGTAGACCGCCTCGACGTCGATGCGCGTCCCGCCGGGGAGCGGCACCGGCTCGCGGAAGGTGTAGCTCCCCTGCCAGTGGAAGTCCCAGTCGTCGACGTAGATGAGCGGCCGGCTCGTGCCGTCGGGATAGGTGACCGTCACGCGCATCTCCCGCCCCAGCAGATGCATGTGGGGCGACACGCCGATGGCGTGCATGTGCCACATCGGCGGGAGCGTGAAGCTCGCGCGCACGATCCAGCGCTCCGCGTCCGCCGGGATGCGGAACTGCTGATTGAGCACCGGGATCACGCGCACCCGCTTGTCCACGGTGGTGCGCGCGAACCGCAAGCCGAGCCGGCTGAGCTCCTGCACCGCGGCGCCCGTGCGGTTGTGGTAGTGCACCTGCAGCACCAGGCGCGCGCCGGCGGGGAGCAGAATCCCGACGCCCTCGGGCATGGCGATGGGCCGTGCGCCGGGCGCCCAGCCGCCCACGCCCGCCTGCGCGCCGGTGAAGCCCGGCCCGCCGAAGCAAGTGTAACCGGGCCCCGGCTCAGCCCGGTCGAGCGCCTCCGCCTGCCCCGAGGTGTCGATGTAGGTGAGCAGGTGATGGACGATGCGGCGGTCACCGGGCAGGAACTCCGCGGAGGCGACGTAGCGATCCTCCGCGAACGCCGTGGGAATCACGAAGCAGCGGTAGAGATCCTGGTCGCCCGCGGGCACGTCATAAGCCACGCTCGGCGTCAGCACGACGTCGGGGTCGCCGGCGGTCCACTGCGCGGGAAAGACACGTGGCGGCGGCAGATCGCGCGGGTCGCCCTCGGGCGCGCCCGCCGTCACCCAGGCGCGCAGCCGCGCGATCTCCGCGTCGCTCAGCCGGCGCTCGTCGATGAAGTCCCCGTGGCCGGGCACGGGCGGCCAGGGCGGCATCTTCCGCCGCTCGACTGTTCGAAGCATCTTGTTTCGACGTGCATACGCCGCGTCGTAGCTGGTCAACGGGAAGGGCGCGATCTCACCGTCGCGGTGGCAGGACTGGCAATGCTGCGCGAGGAGCGGGGCGATGTCGCGCGTGTACGTCACGCCATCGGGCCCTCCGGCGGCGGGCACGGCCAGCACACCGGCGAGGAGCAGACTCGCCCCCAGCCCGCCGCGCCCGCTAGGGATCGCGGTGCTCCATGGGGTGGAATTCTAGCCCAGTCCGCGCTCCTCTCGCACGCGCCCCCGCGGAGCCGCCTCCGCCAGGACCGGCAGGGGCGCGCCCGCGTGCACCGAGTCGGCGAGGAGCTTCCCCGCCATCGGGCCTCGGCCGAATCCCGACGACGCCAGCCCGCTGACGATCCA
Coding sequences within it:
- a CDS encoding GAF domain-containing sensor histidine kinase; the encoded protein is AGVHDVTTVGEQIVDSVLEIFPDCFAAVRELGADGTLTVIAASPGATDLFPPVVLTPDLGLAGRAVRQGRICWSADVLTDPEIHVPESRRRSWAASKMVSALAAPLRGRGRIVGVLSLGFRKRRDLPEDERALAQAFADQAALALENARLYEETDRRRQEAEVLAGIARTMNASLEIDAILQRVAEGARALCLSDIARIALRDPDSGAVVFRYWVNTRYSGYEAARLYPGTESLGGLVLMTRQPKRTDDWMADPRFTKDTAHVVLAEGIITQMIVPIRMGDDIEGLLYVDNRRPIPFTDIDEAALVQLAEHASIAIRNAKLFAAVQATGERLQVLSSRLLEIQEAERRHIARELHDEVGQALTAVKINLQMLRRLDDRDAAAGRLDDSLGVVDRVLQGVRRLSLDLRPSLLDDLGLPAALRWYVGAQAQRAGLVQEVIAGALPPDLPSALATTCFRIVQEAVTNVVRHARATRLTVTLDTDKGTVHLVVRDDGVGFDVGAARRRALSGESLGLLGLEERAELAGGRVAIESAPGRGTTVRVSLPLGRAGDEADS
- a CDS encoding antibiotic biosynthesis monooxygenase; protein product: MIMRITWGKLRPGSWNEFERTYNTTVAAKGRAMKGLRGRWLLQDAADKDTGFAVSLWETAGDMHAYEQSALYTKEFAPALQPFFVGDYKTYRCDVKYMQ
- a CDS encoding ascorbate-dependent monooxygenase encodes the protein MTYTRDIAPLLAQHCQSCHRDGEIAPFPLTSYDAAYARRNKMLRTVERRKMPPWPPVPGHGDFIDERRLSDAEIARLRAWVTAGAPEGDPRDLPPPRVFPAQWTAGDPDVVLTPSVAYDVPAGDQDLYRCFVIPTAFAEDRYVASAEFLPGDRRIVHHLLTYIDTSGQAEALDRAEPGPGYTCFGGPGFTGAQAGVGGWAPGARPIAMPEGVGILLPAGARLVLQVHYHNRTGAAVQELSRLGLRFARTTVDKRVRVIPVLNQQFRIPADAERWIVRASFTLPPMWHMHAIGVSPHMHLLGREMRVTVTYPDGTSRPLIYVDDWDFHWQGSYTFREPVPLPGGTRIDVEAVYDNSTRNRRNPTNPPREVGWGDATTDEMCIAFIRATVDREHLGHQPAYAGVAAR
- a CDS encoding response regulator transcription factor, yielding MSAIRIVLADDHALVRAGVRSLLASIPGVEVVAEARDGHEVIALVEKWRPRLVLMDIAMPGLNGLEATARLSKSHPETAVIMLSMHAAEEYALQALRAGAAGYLLKDADLSELELAIGAVARGQTYLSPAMSKHLVTDYRRRLAEQPDPLDRLTPRHREVLQLLAEGQTTKDIAVRLKLSVKTVETHRAQLMDRLDIHDLAGLVRFAIRVGLVAPDA
- a CDS encoding glycosyltransferase is translated as MSVAPIRAGSGTRIKILEALALGVPVVSTTLGAEGLDLVPGREIVLADAPEAFAEAVVRLLTDRATREAMGHAGRAAVARAYDWNRIEARLGDEVWGWLAAPN
- a CDS encoding response regulator transcription factor, encoding MTTTVRIMLVDDSRTFLDSAGALLDAIPGFEVVARLRSAEDALAELRFTRPDVVILDIHMPGMSGLEAARRIKTRPTPPRVILTTIHDGSEYHRAAGAVGADAFIAKSEFGARIGAAVLGTESN
- a CDS encoding response regulator is translated as MSFISPLRVLVVDDEPTVRNLIQDLLTADGHEVETLADGRQVLARVAAVPFDVIVTDMRMPAMSGRALHQALTATHPELARRIVFISGDPLAAATDVVLAAAGAATLAKPFTWEALRDALHAAVDCGREHVGAK